DNA from Pelodiscus sinensis isolate JC-2024 chromosome 1, ASM4963464v1, whole genome shotgun sequence:
TGAATCTCACAGGTCTGACACTTGGTGAGTTGAGCCGTCACATTTATGACTCCCCTGTTCAGTCCCTGCGAGCTCCCAGGTGGGCCGGGATTCCCAGACAATTCTCTCAGCTCTGCGCACGGTGGCATGAGCAGAAATTAGACCCTGGAGAGACACAGCTTGAGAGCCTCCCCCAGGAGGGAAGTAATTTGATGCTAACGGTGGCTCAGTTTGTCTGGCCAAGCTGGACACGGCCTTGCAATATGTACTACgggtggggaggctgccacatGATACAAGCCCACAAATCAGTTCAGTGCATGGTAGCAGCGCACTGCTGCATGTGGCCTGTGCAGTCGTATCCAGTCCATTGGCTTCCAAAAAGTCACTGCCGCCCTGTGGAGGCTCAGTGACGTGGGGCTGGAGTGATGGATGCCAAGGAGGATGGAAAAGGCtttctgctcccaggattctggCAGAAAAAGATTTGCCAGTGTCCCTTTGTCATGTCCCTGTGTTGTGCCATGTGCCCAGTGACCCACCCTACTCTCCCCAGCTGCTCATTGTGCTCAGCTGCCATGTTACATCCTGCAGGGCTGACATCCCTTTCCATGGGTTTGACCCCGCAGCTCCCTGATGTTGCTCAGATCTGGCTCCCCGTGGGCACAGCGGGTCAGGTCCTGCACCAGCTCTGCCTCAACCCTGCTGCTCTGTTTCCGGCCCAGCTTTGCCCTCTGGGCTGTCTCTCTGGTCCCTGCggttctggctgctgctcctctgcctccctccccgcttGTAAAGTTGTGAGATTTCTACTGCGCCAACAGCCCACAGCCCCTTACGCACTAGCCCAAAGGTAGATCAgtctagggccgtggtcaccaacctgtcgatcgCGATGAACTGGTTGATTTGGGGGCATGACCAGTCGATAACGAGACATTCCAGGCCGCCCCCGCAACTATTCCCTCTCCAAGAAGTAAACCGCACTATCACTCCCTcctgtgaaaatggaggtagcaccAGCCTCCTACAGTATGGGGAGAGAAGTCCTACAGCTGCACGCCAGAGCTAGCATCTCAGGAAACGTGGGCTGGTCCCCGCTTCCACAAACAGCCATCACACTTCCTGAACTGCCAGGTCTTGTGCACAACCACAGACTTCCTTCCCTCTGTTGCCTGCCTTACTATGCTGGTGGtgtgagggaaggagagaggggaagtcccagagcttgcacatctcacccctcccacacccaaattgctcattcccaccccagagcccacacctcctacCTCAGTGCAATGAAAGGGTATGATAACActacaaagttcattcgaactagcagctgttagtttgaattaactttgatagacgctacacagacaaaccactagttcgaacttaattcgagctagcggagcgcttaattcgaactaggtaaacctcattccacaaggactaatgcctagttcgaattaactagttcgaattaaggggtgtgtagccacttaattcgaactagtgggaggctagccctttccagctttccctggtggccactctggccaacaccagggaaactctattggccccctcccggccccggaccccttaaaggagcacaggctggctatggtgcccttgccaggtgcacacctgccagcacccagccagcagaccctgcacctggcacggcacgagccagccacccgctgccacccagccctctgcctcttcccgggaccaggctggtggctcccgggagcctgcccaggtccgcaagaggcaggcgcccaactggtctagtgcggacatcgtggacctcatccacaacctccgcactaggcacaggaacatggccggctagggcaggagagctcccagcctggccactcaggagcaggtttgcatgaaaatcagggtgatccagtgagacccctgaccctgagtcctgagcttagaatggccgtactgggttagaccaaatgtccatctagcccagaagaatgtctgccaacagcggccaacactaggtaccctggaggggatggaccgaagacaatgaccaagccatttgtctcgtgccatccatctccagccttccacaaacagaggccagggacaccatttctaccccctggctaacctccatgaattgatctaacttctctttaaactctgttctagttctagccttcacagcctcctgcagcgaggagttccacaggttgactatttgcattgtgaagaagaacttttgaagtttgaagcctgctacccattcctttcctttggtgtcctctagtcctactattatgggaactaatgaagaacatttctttattcaccctctccacaccactcatgcttttgtagacctctaacatatcccccctccatctcctcttttctaagctgaaaagtcccagtctctttagcctgttttcatatggaacctgttccaaaccacatccttatcattttagttgccctcccctttcccactctctcttcccctctcccacctccttttcccagtctccccgagttctgttcaataaagagagtttctatttttgaacacatgtgtcccttaatttgtacattaggaagggggccTAGGGTGGGGTAAGtgcaaggaggtgagggaggattggggtacgagcccccaatggggaggcctggggtggctctgcaggctccttggggtggaagctctcctgcagccccctgaatgatcctcctccccagatggtagcctgcggcaagtgcagccgggctgatggccgagtgctgtgatgtgccgagtgtgggcactccaagacaggactgctttgcaagcgggaaacccctgagaactgactgtccgggatgggggtcgggtctctttaaacacagcccttggctagcctgaggcagcagctccatgctctaagtcctaatctgatgccctgccggcactgcttccggccatccttaaccccggttcagggtccattcagtgtggacatgctagttcgaattagcaacatgctaattcgaactagtttttaagtctggatgcgttagtttgaattagcttagttcgaattaactaagttagttcgaattagcgctatagtgtggacatacccagagtgagtaAAGGCTGGGGACAACAagagatggagaggagaggaacagagaggatggggtctcaaggaaggggtggggtcttggggaagggatggggtagattttggcttgccctgacatttaaaagtgatcttgggtgtaaaaagattgcggaccactggcctagtgagtgaaacacactttttaaaaataacacattgGTGTATAGATCAGGTACCCAATGAGAGCTTGTGTTACACACctagtgaagggttttttttttaaatgtgacaaTTCCCAGCAGGAGCTTGTGCACAGTAGCAACAAAGTGAAAAAAATCCCGTGGGTGGTACTTGTTACATGAATGATGCTTGGGAGATGTTGTAAACAAAATGGTGATTAACACCattaaaaaaattttaaattggaacactggctacgtctacactggcatgattttccggaaatgcttaaaacgaaacagttttctgttataagtatttccagaaaaagagcgtctatattggcaggatgcttttccggaaaagccctttttccggaaaagcatccgtggccagtgtagacgcgcttttccggaaaaaagccccgatcgccattttcgcgatcggggcttttttgcggaaaagactactgtgctgtctacactggcccttttccagaacaattttccggaaaaaggacttttgcccgagtgggagcagcatagtttttccggaaaagcagctgatttcttacagtaatttCTTACTGAtttcgtcagtgcttttctggaaattcaaggggccagtgtagacagctcacagcttatttcggaaaagcggctgattttccggaataagtggcccagtgtagacacagccaaaatgtaggTTGAACAACAATAATAGAATTGTGCTATTTTGTATAAGAATGCATTCACAGACATTACTCCGTGTATCAGTTTGGTTTGGAATTAGTTTGTGGCTGTGTGTCTCCAAAAAGGAACGTTTCTATTcgacgaggtgtaccggtagttcagaataggaagcctagtccgaactacctagttcgagccccgtgtagccgcactgcacggggttcgaaccagcggggttttaaaaatggcggctccccgcttatgcaaatgaagcccgggaaattcaaatcccgggcttcatttgcaagtgtggtatgcctacattaccctcctagtttgaactaggagggtagtgtagaaataccctgtcAAACTGGGACAGAGCAATCTGGAGTAATGAGGAGGTAACTGTTCCCCTCTTTCGACATAATTTGAATCCAAAGGCCCAATGGGATCACATTCTGCAGatgtttttcctcattttgtCACGGAGCTCTTGGGCTTTGACCCCAtaaatgatggggttgagcatgggagGGACAAGGACATAGACGTTGACCAAGATGATGTGAACGTGGGGAGCGATGTCCTGACCAAACCGATGTGTCAGGTTGGAGAAGAGGTAGGGAGTATAAGACATCAGCATAACACCAATGTGGGCTgtgcaggtgttgagggctttcAGGTGGGCTTTCCTGGAAGAGATACCAAAAATGACCCTGATGATCAGACAGTAGGACAGGGCAATGAGCAACAGGTCTATCCCAGTAAGGACAAGCCCCATCACCAAGCCATAGAGCCTGAGGAATGTGAGGTCCCCACATGAAATCTTTGCCACAGCCATACCCTCACAGTACGTGTGAGGGATGATACGGTTGTCACAGAACGGCAGCCGGCTCAGCACCAGGGGCACAGGCAGCACATAGACAATCCCTCTTATTAAACTGACCAGCCCTAGCTTAGCTATCCGTGCATTGCTGAGGATGGTGGCGTATCTCAGAGGGTTACATATGGCAACGTAGCGATCGAAGGCCATTGCCACCAGGACGGCTGAGTGCGTCGCAGAAACCACGCCAAGGAAGGCAGTTTGTGTGAGGCAGCCACTCAGAGTGATACCTttcaaattgaaccaaaatatacaTAGGGCCTTTGGCACAACGCAGGTAGAGATGCCGAGGTCTGTGAGCAccagcatgcagagcagcaggtacatcggctggtgcagggtctgctctttGCCTACAACAAACAGAACAGAGAAATTTCCGAAGAGGCTGATGATGTAGCAAGTAGCGAAAGGGATGGAAATCCAGGCATGAGCAtcttccaggccagggatgcctgtTAGCACGAATGTTGACATGTCAGAGGGGGTGAGGTTGAAACCTGCCATCAGGTACTCAATGTGTCAGTAGAGCTGAGAAATGCACAAGGTGCCTGTCAGGAAACAGAAGCACAGTGGAGGGAGGGTGTTATCTTTTTTTTACAAATAGACAGTAAATATTTTATCGGCATTACCAATATTACAAGAAGTGAGTAGTGAAGTGGCAACATTTACAGGTGGCACCAGATTTTTCAGATCAAATTCTGGTACATAAGAAAGAGAAGGTAACCTAGGCAGGTTAATCGGCAACatgatggcagatgaaatttcatATTTACAGCTGCAGTGTGACAGCCCTTTAGATAGAAAAGCTTGAAACCCTCAAAGGCCCAGCAAGGTTTTCATTGAATGGTGTTGACTCAGGACAGAGATCTGGGCATTATGACCCACCGCTCTAGGAAACCCTGCTCACAGGTTTTGTCATGACATATTCTAAGCAAAAACTtgagcagtgggagggggaatcatACAGAAAACGCAGTCCCAAGAGCACGTTTCACCCGGAGTCCAAGGTAGGGACCTGTTGAAGCAAAGGCTTCCCTCTGTTttggcagctaacaaacagcttttttGATCAATAAagcacaaagtgagccaaacgtgaccCCAttagagccgggcccagtaaggctgttcagcacaatcaatcctagtattttatacccttaaccaaacaagtctgacgtcagggcaagaaacGAAAGtcaacttcaaagaggaattattatcagcaaagaaagaaacacGTTTTAGGGAGTAAGGGCTTCACTTTAAAATAGTTCAtaaacacattccaacagcgcattCTTCTGGCTTCTCCCCACCTCgatgaaggccagttcactccctccagtatacgtgcagacacaagaaactgaaatggcttttgttatacagaatggcttctagctaaatatgaaatgtttTCCACAGGACCCAGCTGAGACAGATTTCTCATAGAACTGTAGAAtcctatggctggaagagacctcatgggtcatcgagtccagccctctgctcaaaggaggactaatcccaactcaatcatcccagcctgggctttgtcaagccaggactttaaaacttctagggatggagattccaccacctccctagggaacccattccagtgcttccccaccctcctagtgaaataatccACCATAATTCTCATCCTGGACCACTCCACTCAAGAGATCTACTTCCTGGACACGTCAGTAGTATTAAGTGATGGCAACTTTTCCACCACCTTATTCCTGGAACCTATGAATCTTtccacttacctacatgcctctggctTCCATCCACCACACATCagccaatcaattgtttacagacAGGCCCTAAGAGAAACCatatttgctccagtcccactggcAGACACAAACACCGACAGGAACTCTGTCGGGCATTCCCAAAACAGAAATACCCAccggggaagtgaaaaaacacatCGACAGTGTGAAACGAGGCatctgcttcttcaagacaggcccaacaaacaaATTAATGGAACACCACTGTGCATCACCTACAGCcgccaacttaaacccctccagagcACCTCGGACAATGTACAAGATATCCTGGAAGTTGGTCCCTCACTCCCACAGGCCTGAGAGGACAGGCAAGTcctcacctagggtgtgtctagactacagagttttgtcgacaacagtggacttttgtcgacaaaactatacctgcatctacactaccgctgagttctgtcaacataacgttgacagaactcagcagttttgtcgacgctggtaaacctcgttttacgaggcataacgccttctgtcgacagagttctgtcgacagaaggtgttattgcctgtaaactgtccttgcgtctacactgccatgtcgacaaagcggcttgctttttcgacagaactgaatgtagtgtagacgctctttgtcgacagaagctttgtcgacagtatctgtcgacaaaacttctgtcgacaaaactttgtagtctagacgtacccctacagaTAACCCcgcaacctgaaacaaattatttccagcaaccacaTAGCACAACTCCATCAGACTCACCCAGCAACTCACCCCTGCAACGAACCTCGCTGCTGACTCTGTCCACACATTtacacaagtgacaccatcacaggacctaaccacatgtgatctatgccagcaagtAACgtcaatgcccctctgccacggatattggccaaactgaacagtctctgcaacaaaagTAAATGGACATgagtcagacatcagaaatgctAACACACAGAACCCTGCAGAGGAACTTTTTAACCTGCCTAGGCAcgcattaatggatttaaaagtggccatcctcttacaaagcaatttcaggaaCCAGCTAGGAAGAAAAAATGTGCATCTGGCTTTCATAGGTAAATTTCACACATTTAGTCAGGGTTTGAATGGAGACATTGCTTGGATTGCCCCTTATAGTCATCGCCCAAATGACACCAAAGGCTAAATATCGCACCCTTGTAGCCCAttttattagcctcatttagcacagacacttaaATTGACTTTTTTTCCAATAACCCCCCTTTTActccctgggttactcaggagcaggtcacgcTGAGTTGTTTTAatataaaaggagatcctgagtaccccagtggtgatgtggTTAGTTGGGGATTCCACATCCACCCTCTTGCTGCAGTCCTTCGCTCTTAAAGCatatacaatggtggtgcctccacctggctggccctggacATACtcaatggtgtgccttgggagcctcctggaATAAAATTACTCCAGCTATAATCTGGCTTTAAGTCTAAAAATCAATTCTAAATAAGATACAGCTtattgattacattagaatgaacacaCTGTTACTTACCAATTTTAGGAAATCGGGTtgaacagattaaaagtgaataaaatcaattaacaaagtacacagaaggaAAGGAAACATCCTTCAAAATAGGCCCAACAAcatgggatagctcagtggtttgaacattggttTGCTGATCCCAGGGCTGTGACTTTGGTCCTTGGGGGGGCGtgatttagggatctggggcaaacctgtcagggatggtacttgggcctgccgtgagggcaggaggctggactcaatgacctctccaggtcctgTCCATCTCTATGAGAtaagtatatctccatatatatgtTATTATTTATCTGCATTTACCGTGCCACCATTTAACACACCCCAGAATGTGCCCTGCTCTTGATTCGGCGTCCCAGACACTTTCTGGTGTGGGCGCACTTGAAGGCTGCAGTGGGACTGGGGACAGTGCTGGGAAGGGTCTGTGTGTGTCAGTCgaagctgagcagccagctgcaaaatccctctctCACTGGAGCCGGTCCCAGAAAATGCCAGGTATAGTTTTGGAAATTTGGAAATGCCTAGTGTctggggccttctcagcctgggtgTGCACATGGGTGATTTTGAAACATGTCTGGCAAATTTGCTTTCAGGGAAGCCAGTGTCAATCGGGAGCAATGCACTGAGGGCAGACTGTGAGTGCAGATTGTGGCCAGAGTGTGATCCATGTTTGTGGTGAACCCCCAGATAACACAGACCCCCAGTGCCGAGGCTTTGGCTGCATGGGCTAACTGTGTAGTGAAGTTGAGGGATTCGTAAAAAGCTACTGAGGCTGAAGGACACAGTAAAATATTGGGGACCGATTTTAAGGACAGATAATGATAGAAACTGTTTACaatagtgggtctggcccacgaaagctcatcacctaataaaccatcttgttagtctttaaagtgctacattgtcctgcattttgcttcaactaccccagactaacacggcaacatttctatcactgtttacCATACAACTTAACCTGGCAAATCCCTGGtgtgtctggaaaaaaaacctgaaacagCTCAAGTCACTGTGCTGGTGAATTCCTGCCCTGATGGTTCTAGATTTGAATGCTGGACCCCTTCTGAAATCTCAGCACTAACATTAATGCAGAAAGCAGCAACTCACCACAATCCTGCTCAGCAGAGAGAGGAAATCTCCTTCCTGTGGCAGTGAGGCAGAGATAAGAGACTCAGTGTGTGAATCTCACAGGTCTGACACTTGGTGAGTTGAACCATCACATTTATGACTCCCCTGTTCAGTCCCTGCGAGCTCCCAGGTGGACCAGGATTCCCAGACAATTCCCTCAGCTCTGCGCACGGTGGCATGAGCAGAAATTAGACCCTGGAGAGACACAGCTTGAAAGCCTCCCCCAGGAGTGAAGTAATTTGATGCTAACGGTGGCTCAGTTTGTCTGGCCAAGCTGGACCTTCCCCATGCTCAGCCTGGCTGTCTGTGCACACGGCCTTGCAATATGTACTACgggtggggaggctgccacatGATACAAGCCCACAAATCAGTTCAGTGCATGGTAGCAGTGCACTGCTGCATGCGGCCCGTGCGGTCGTATCCAGTCCATTGGCTTCCAAAAAGTCACTGCCGCCCTGTGGAGACTCAGTGACGTGGGGCTGGAGTGATGGAAGCCAAGGAGGATGGAAAAGGCtttctgctcccaggattctggCAGAAAAAGATTTGCCAGTGTCCCTTTGTCATGTCTAGAGTGGATACATGTTCGGTATGTCAGACTGGTTCATAGAAACAGGCTGGaccatcctgccccagccctagtaacagagggctgctccactcactctgcagtgaagactgatgcagggttggggggggtctctgtgctGGCCGGCTGGGGTGTGTTTACACAGTCAGTGTGTTCCAGCCAGGCCAGCCGTCTCTGTGCCGAGTCCTTGGGCTGCTTCCTGACCAATAGGCCATTTCTGCCTTTGAGAGGCCATGGCTGCTGCTCGTCAGATAATTTTTCTGACTCTGGATCAGGTCTCAGGCCTTGCCCCAGGCCCATCCTTCAGCCCCCTTCTTTCTTTTACACACACGctcaggtcaggtctacacttGGCAAGAGATTAATGCTATCACGATCAATCTTGCAGGGTTTGATTTATTGGGTCTAGTGAAGtcgtgctaatttgaactgagagggtgcctcCATTGGTGTTGGGACTCTGGCGCCTCAGGAGGAGTAAGAGAGACTGATGGGCATTTGCTCTCACCAACCTCCCATTGTGGGGTgggatttaagatatgtcaactccaactacataattaacatctccgggtatgtctacactacaaagttagttcgaactaacggactttagttcaaactaactttgataggcgctacactagcgctccgttagtttgaatttaattcgaactaacggagcgcttagttcgaactaggtaatcctcattttacgaggattaagcctagttcaaacttactagttccaattaaggggtgtgtagccccttaattcgaactagtgggaggctagccctccccaggtttccctggttggccaacaccagggaaactcgtctgcccccctcccggccccggacccgttaaaggggcatgggctggctacggtgcctgtgccaggtgaaagcctgccagcacccagccagcagaccctgcacctggcacagatcgagccacccacccgatgccctccagccctccccctcttcccgggaccaggctggcggttcccgggagcttgcccgggaccgcaagaggcgggcacccgcctgggatagtgcggacatcgtggacctcgtccacgatctccgcactaggcacaggaaagtggccggcttgggcaggatagctgccagcctggccacccaggagcaggtgtgcaagagaatcaagggggtccactgggacccccgaccctgagccctgagcttacaatggccgccctgggtcagaccaaaggtccatctagtccagtagcctgtctgccgacagcggccaaccctagggaccctggaggggatggaccaaagacagtgaccaagccatttgtctcgtgccatccctctccagccttccacaaaccttgggcagggacaccactcctaccccctggctaataccacatggaccaaacctccatgacttgatctcacttccctttaaactctgttccagttctagccttcacagcctcctgcagcaaggagttccacaggctgactctttgctttgtgaagcagaactttctgttactagtttgaagcctgctacccattcctttcctttggtgtcctctagtccttctttatgggaactaatgaagaacttttctgtatgcaccctctgcacccaactcctgcttttagagtcctctatcctgtcccccctccgtctcctcttttctaagctgaaaagtcccagtctctttagcctctcttcatatgggacctgttcccaacccctgatcattttagttgccctctcccaccctctctcttcccctctcccacctccttttcccagtctcccccagttttgttcaataaagacagatgccattttggaagacacgttatctttattttgtacatcaagaagaggggctagggaagggtaagtggaaggaggtgagggaggaatggggtacgcgcccccgatgtggaggactgggctggctctgcgggcttctgggggtggaagctctcctgcagccccccagttgccccctctcccaagatggcagcctgcagcaagtgcagccaggctgatgggcgagtgctgtgatgtgcccagtgtgggtactcagggcactccaagccaggactgctttgcaagtggggcacccctgagaacggtctgtccggggtgggggtcaggaccctttaagcacagccctcggctagcctgagacagcagctccacgctctaagtcctcatctgatgccctgccagcactgcttccagccatccttaaccccgcttcagggtccacttaatgtggacgcgctagttcgaattagcaaaacgctaattcgaactagtttttagttctagatgcgttag
Protein-coding regions in this window:
- the LOC142829882 gene encoding olfactory receptor 52D1-like, whose translation is MAGFNLTPSDMSTFVLTGIPGLEDAHAWISIPFATCYIISLFGNFSVLFVVGKEQTLHQPMYLLLCMLVLTDLGISTCVVPKALCIFWFNLKGITLSGCLTQTAFLGVVSATHSAVLVAMAFDRYVAICNPLRYATILSNARIAKLGLVSLIRGIVYVLPVPLVLSRLPFCDNRIIPHTYCEGMAVAKISCGDLTFLRLYGLVMGLVLTGIDLLLIALSYCLIIRVIFGISSRKAHLKALNTCTAHIGVMLMSYTPYLFSNLTHRFGQDIAPHVHIILVNVYVLVPPMLNPIIYGVKAQELRDKMRKNICRM